Proteins encoded in a region of the Chloroflexota bacterium genome:
- the rsfS gene encoding ribosome silencing factor: MVYCEGRPSTADGSFQLEAQALARRIVEVASDKQASDIVLLDIRSVATVADYFVVMSTASERQLSAIVRELGDALRNDDGVRPLRVEGQAASGWVLIDYGDVVVHIFSADQRRFYRLEELWSAAVPLVRMQ, encoded by the coding sequence ATGGTATACTGCGAAGGCAGACCCAGTACGGCGGACGGGAGTTTTCAGCTGGAAGCACAAGCACTCGCGCGGCGGATCGTCGAGGTGGCGTCCGACAAGCAGGCCAGCGACATCGTCTTGCTCGACATCCGTTCAGTGGCGACCGTCGCCGACTATTTCGTCGTGATGAGTACGGCGAGCGAGCGACAGCTTTCGGCCATTGTCCGCGAGCTTGGCGACGCACTTCGCAATGACGACGGCGTCCGCCCGTTGCGGGTCGAGGGGCAGGCCGCGTCGGGCTGGGTGTTGATCGACTACGGTGACGTCGTGGTGCACATCTTCAGCGCCGACCAGCGTCGGTTCTACCGGCTCGAAGAGCTATGGTCGGCCGCAGTTCCCCTGGTACGGATGCAGTAG